The genomic window GGCGCACTACCTCATGGGCGGCGTCGACACCGACCTGTACGGCCGCACCAGCGTGCCCGGACTCTACGCGGTGGGTGAGGTGGCCCGCACCGGCGTGCACGGCGCCAACCGGCTGGCATCGAACTCGCTGCTGGAGGGGGCCGTCTTCGGCGCCCGCGCGGGCGACGTGATCGCCGGCGACGCCCGCCTCCCCTGGCCCGCGTCGGCACCCGCCTCCGCACCGGCGCCCGCCGTCGTGGACGCACCTTCCCCCACCGCGCGCGAACCGTTCACGCGCGCGGCGCTGCAGCGTCTGATGTGGGAAGCGGCGGGCCTCGAGCGCGACGAACGCGGGCTCGCCCATGCGGCATGCGTCCTCGCCGGCTGGCGCGCCGGCGCCGCCGCGCCCGACAGCGTCGCCTCCCACGAGGACGCGAACCTGCTGCTCGTCGCCAGCCACCTCGTCGCCGCCGCCCGAGCCCGCACCGCATCGGTCGGAGCCCACCACCGGCGGGACGCCGTGCCCGCCCTGCCCGCCCTCGCAACCGAAGGAGTCGTGTGATGCTCACGCGCACCGTCATCGACCGCACCGTCCGCGCCGCCCTCGACGAAGACGCGCCCTGGGGCGACCTCACGAGCGAGAGCCTCATCGTCGACAGCGCGACCGCCCGCGCCGCGCTCGTCGCCCGCGAGAACGGCCTCTTCTCGGGTGGCGACGTCTTCGAGGCGGCCTTCCGCCTCACCGACCCGCGCTGCGACGTGACCTTGCTGGTCGAGGACGGCGAGCTGTTCGCCCCCGGCGACACGCTGGCCGTCGTCACCGGTCCCGCCCGAGCCGTCCTCACCGCCGAGCGCGTGGGGCTGAACTTCGTCCAGCGCATGAGCGGCATCGCCACCCTCACGGCGCTCTACGTCGCCGAAGTGGCCCACACCGGCGCCCGCATCGCCGACACCCGCAAGACGACTCCGGGCCTGCGCGCCTTCGAGCGCCACGCCGTGCGCAACGGCGGCGGCCACAACCACCGCTTCTCGCTGTCTGATGCCGTCATGGTCAAGGACAACCACCTCGCCGTGCTGCGGCAGAAGGGCGTGTCCGTCACCGCCGCCCTGCAGGGCGCGATCGCGCAGCTGCCGCACACGACGCACGTCGAGGTCGAGGTCGACAGCATCGACCAGATCGAGGCGGTGCTCGCCGCCGACGTCGACACGATCATGCTCGACAACTTCACCCTCGACATGCTGCGCGCCGGAGTCGAGATCAACGCCGGCCGGGCGACGGTCGAAGCCTCCGGCGGGGTCAGCCTCGACTCGGTGCGCGCCATCGCCGAGACCGGCGTGGACGTCATCTCGGTGGGAGCCCTCACCCACTCCGCTCGGGCCCTGGACCTCGGACTCGACATCGCCCTCGAGGCCTGACATGTCGCTCCTCTACCTCGACCACGCCGCGACGACGCCGGTTCGCCCCGCGGTGCTCGAGGCGATGGAACCCTTTCTCACCCGTCGGTACGGCAACCCGTCGAGCCACCACACCGTCGGCGAGGCGGCCGCCGGCGCTCTCGCCGACGCGCGCACCCGCGTCGCCCGTGTGCTCGGCATGCGCTCCGGAGACATCGTCTTCACCGCCGGCGGCACCGAAGCCAACAACCTTGCCGTCAAGGGCATCGCCCTGGGCGCCCGCGGCGTCGATCCCCGCCGGCGCCAGGTGATCACCACCGTCATCGAGCACGAGTCGATCCTGGAATCCTGCGACTACCTGCGACGCCTGCACGGCGCCGAGGTCACCCTGCTCCCCGTCGACGGCACCGGCCGTGTCGACCCCGATCGGCTCGCCCGGGCCATCGGTCCCGGCACCGCCGTGGTGTCGATCGGCTACGCGAACAACGAGGTCGGCACCGTGCAGGATGCCGCCGCGCTCGCGGCCGTCTGCGCCGCGCACCGCGTGCCGCTGCACCTGGACGCCGTGCAGCCCGCCGGCTGGCTGCCCCTCGCCGGCACCGGCGCCGACGCCCTGTCGATCGCAGGGCACAAGGTCGGCGCGCCCCAGGGCACGGGTGTGCTCGCCGTGCGCGGCCGCATCCCCCTCGAGCCGCTCGTTCACGGCGGCGGGCAGGAGCGGGGCCGCCGCAGCGGCACCGAGAACGTCGCCGGCGCCGTGGGTCTCGCCGTCGCGCTGGAGATCGCCGAGGCCGAACGAGTGGATGCCGCCGCGCGCGTCGCCGCAGTGCGGGACGGCTTCATCGCCGCGGTGCTCGCGACGGTGCCCGACGCCCGGCTCACCGGCCACCCGCGCCACCGCCTGCCGGGCAGCGCGAGCTTCACCTTCGCCGGCGCGAGCGGTGAGGCGGTGCTGCTGCAGCTGGAGCGCCGCGGCATCGTGACCTCCAGCGGGTCGGCCTGCGCCGCCGGCAGCGACGAGCCGTCGCATGTCCTCCTCGCCCTCGGCATCGCCCCCGACGTCGCGCAGACCGCGGTGCGCTTCACGTTCGGGCACGGCCCCGCCCCCGACTCTGCGGCGCTCGCTGCGACCGTCGCCTCATCGGTCGCGGCGGTACGATCGGGCACGTGACAGCCGCGATCACCGTCATCGTGCCCGGGTTCGACGTCGCCGATTACGCCGCCGAGGCGCTGCAGTCCCTGCGCGGACAGACCCTGACGAACTGGGTGGCGATCCTCGTCGACGACGCCTCCACCGACGCCACCCGCGACATCTTCGCCGCCGCCGCGGCCGAGGATCCCCGCTTCCGGCTCGTGCGCCACGACCAGCGCCAGGGCCTCAGCGCGGCCCGCAACACCGGCGTCGCGCTGGTCGAGACCCCCTACCTCGGGTTCCTCGACGCCGACGACGTGCTCACTCCGACGGCGCTCGAGCGCCTGGTCGGAGTGCTCGATGAGACCGGGAGCGATTTCGCCGTCGGCGCGTACGTGCGCCTGCGTCCGGATGCCACCGGCGAGTACGCCGCCGGGGTCGTGCAGCCCTGGGTCGCGGCCGCCACCGACCCGGGCCGGCGCGGCACGACGATCGAGGCGCATCCCGACGCATCGGGCAACATCGTGGCCTGGTCCAAAGTCAGCCGCACCGACTTCTGGCGACGCGCGGGACTGCGCTTCCCCGACGGGCGCCTCTACGAGGACCAGATCGTCGCGCAGCAGATGTACAGCCGCGCGCGCCGGTTCGACACCGTGCCCGACGTGGTCGTGCACTGGCGCGAGCGCGCGGACGGATCGTCCATCACCCAGGGCAAGAGCGCGCTGCCGGTGCTGCGGGACTACCTGTCCGCCATGACCGAGGGGCTCGAGGTGCTGGCGGCGAGCGGACACGACGCCGCGGTGCGCTCCCGCGTGCAGCTCATCCTGTCGATGGATCTGCCCCCGCTCGTGGAGATCGCCCGCATCCACCCCGACGACGCCTACCGGCGCGCGCTGGGCGCGTTCGTCCGCGACGTCCGGGCGCGCGGCGGCGCGCACGCGCCCTTGGACGAGCGCACGGCGCGACTGGTGGCCGCGGCGCTGCTGTTCTGATCCGACGCCCGGGGGCGCGACGCGCCTCTACTCCGCGCGGCGGGCGATGGCCTCTTCGGTCTCGAGCACCCGCGAGGCGGCCACCTGCTCGGCGGCGAGCTGGGCGTACAGCCCGCCGGCTGCCAGCAGCTCGGCGTGCGTCCCCGATTCGACGATGCGCCCGGCCTCGACGACGTGGATGACGTCCGCACCGATCACCGTCGAGAGCCGGTGGGCGACCGACAGCGTCGTGCGGCCGCGGGCGGCGGCATCCAGGGCGTCCTGCACCACCCGCTCCGACACCGTGTCCAGCGCCGAGGTCGCCTCATCCAGCAGCAGCACGGGCGGATCCTTGAGCAGCACGCGGGCGATGGCGATGCGCTGCTTCTCACCGCCCGAGAGCCGGTAGCCGCGCTCGCCCACGACCGTGTCGTAGCCGCCGGGGAAGCCCGCGATGATGTGGTCGATGTTCGCTGCGGCGCAGGCGGCGGCCAGTTCCTCGTCGGTGGCGTCGGGCTTGGCGTAGCGCAGGTTCTCGCGGATGGTCGCGTGGAAGAGGTAGGTCTCCTGCGACACGATGCCGACCTGGTCGATCAGCGACTCGTGGCGGAGCCTTCGCACGTCCGTCCCGGCGAACAGCACGCCGCCGCCCGAGGCCTCGTACAGCCGCGGCGCCAGATACAGCACCGTGGTCTTGCCCGCCCCCGAGGGGCCGACGAACGCGACGTGCTGCCCGGGTTCCGCGACGAACGAGACGCCGTCGAGCGTCGGACGGCTTTCGCCCGTGGCATCCGGATAGCGGAAGACCACGTCGCGGAACTCCACCCGCCCGAGCGGGCCCGGCCCGTCGGCGACGTCGATGGCGTCGGGGGCGTCGCTGATCGCGGGCGTGAGGTCGAGGTACTCGAAGATGCGGGCGAACAGCGCAGCGGAGGTCTGCAGATCCAGGGCCACCCGCATGAGCCCCGTGAGCGGCTGCAGCAGCCGCGCCTGCACCGTGGTGAAGGCGACGACGGTGCCGGCGGTGATGTCGGCGCTTCCGCCGACGATGAGGTAGCCCGCGACGAGGTAGATCACGGCGGGAACGCTCGCCATGAGCACCTGCACGACGGCGAAGAACCCCTGGCCGCTCATGGCCCGGCGCACCTGCAGCACGACCTGGTTGCGGTTCTCGGCGCGGTACCGGGCGGACTCGGTGCGCTGCCGGTTGAACGACTTCGACAACAGGATGCCGGAGACGCTCAGGGTCTCCTGCGTGATCGCCGTCAGCTCCGACAGCGACTCCTGCGTCTCCCCCGCGATGCGCGCCCGCACCTGACCGACCTTGCGCTGCACGAGCACGAGCGCGGGCATGAGCACGACGGCGATGATCGTCAGGCGCCAGTCGATGATGATCATCGCCACGAGGGAGGCCACGACCGTCACCGCGTTGCCGAGAATGCTGGTGACGGTGTTGGTGAGCACCCCCGAGACACCGCCGACGTCGTTCTGCAGGCGCGACTGGATGACACCCGTCTTGGTGCGGGTGAAGAAGGCGAGCTCCATCGCCTGCAGATGGTCGAACAGCCGTACCCGCAGGTCGCCGGTCACCCGGTTGCCGACCGTCGCGGTGAGCCACGTCTGCAGCACGTTCACCCCGGCGGACGCCAGGAACAGCCCGATCATGATGGCGACCAGCCGCAGCAGCAGCGAGAGGTCGGGTCCCGTGCCGTCGGTGGGGAAAAGGGCGTCGTCGAAGACCCGCTGCACGAGCAGCGGCGGCACGACCGCGAGTCCCGAGCCGACGATCACGAGCAGCCCGGTGACCGCGATCCGGGCACGGTAGGGACGGAACAACGCCATGACCCGTCGGCCGAGGCCGGGGATGCGAGGCGCCTGAGCGTTGATACGGCGCTGCGCGGACTCGTCGACGCCGCGGAATCCGCCGCGGGGTCCGCCGCCGCCCATGCCCATACTCACCCGTTCAGCCTACGACCGGCCGCGGGTAGGGTGTCGGCATGAATCCCACTCCCGACGACGCCGACCGGGCGCAACTGGATGAGCTGCGCGAAGAGATCGATGCCCTGAAGAAGATCCCGGAAGAGGAGCTGATCAGCCCATCACCCACGAAGGGTCACGAGGGCGAGCTGGAACCGAAGCCGACCGATGCCCCCGGAACCGAGGACTGGGGCGAGACCCGCTGAAGGGCGGCAGTCAGCTGCCGCAGCAGGAGCTGCCGCCGCAGCACGAGGAGCCCTCCTCGGCGAGGGGCAGCAGGTTCTTCTCCTCGGCGACGGGCGCGAGGGGCTGGGTCAGGGGTGCGTTCGTGGGGGTGGCCATGTGCTCCACACTAGCCCCGCCGTAGGTCACCTGCGCCGCATGCGCAAGCCCGCGTCGTCCGCCGCGTGCGGTCCCTAGCGTGGAGCGCATGCCGGGACGGTCCCGGCGCTCAGACGAAAGGACGACGACATGACCGAGGACATCACCGGCAAGCGCGTGGCGTTCCTGCTGACCGACGGTTTCGAAGACAGCGAGCTCACCTCGCCCTGGCAGGCGGTCACCGATGCCGGCGCCTCGCCGGTGCTCGTCTCGCCCGCAGACGGCGCCGTGTCGGGCAAGAACGGGCACGAGCAGGCAGTCGACCTGTCGGTGTCAGAGGCGCAGGCCGCGGACTTCGACGCCCTCGTCCTTCCCGGCGGGGTCGTCAACGCGGACAACCTCCGCATGGACGAGGCGGCGGTCGCCTTCGCGCGCGACTTCTTCGCCCAGCACAAGCCGGTCGGCGTGATCTGCCACGGCGCGTGGATCCTCGCCGACGCGGATGTGCTCGGCGGACGCACGATCACCAGCTATCCCAGCCTGAAGACAGACCTGCGCAACGCCGGCGCGTCGTGGGTCGACGAGGAGGTCGTGGTGGATGCCGGTCTGGTCTCCAGCCGCACCCCCGACGACCTGCCCGCCTTCAACGCCAAGGTGGTCGAGGAGATCGCCGAGGGAGCGCACTCCGGCCAGACGGTCTGAGCCGCGCCCGCACGAGAAGGCGGTGACCTCTGCGGGGGTCACCGCCTTCTCGTGTCTCCGCATCTTGCTGTGGTCTGACCACAGCGCTACAATCGAGCACCGAAGGGACGGCGCCCGTCCGTCCGAAGGAAGTGATTGTCATGACCACGATGACGAACGCGGCCGAGAACGTCGACCGCGGCATTGTTCCGGACGGCCTCATGCGCGCCGCCGTCGTCACCGCACCCGACCAGCCGCTGAGCGTCACCGAAGTGCCGATCCCCACCCCCGGTCCGGGTCAGGCCCTGGTGCGCGTCATCACCAGCGGCGTCTGCCACACCGATCTGCACGCCGCGCGCGGTGACTGGCCGGTTCCGCCGAAGTCCGACCTCATCCCCGGTCACGAGGGCTACGGCGAGGTCGTCGCGCTCGGCGAGGGCGTCACCACGCTCGCCGTCGGCGACAAGGTGGGCAACGCGTGGCTGTGGAGCGCCTGCGGCGTGTGCGAGTTCTGCCGCACCGGCTGGGAGACCCTCTGCCCCGCGCAGCAGAACGGTGGCTACTCCGTCGACGGCAGCTTCGGCGAGTACATGCTGGTGGACGAGCGCTTCGCCGCCCGCATCCCGGAAGGCGTCGACACCGATGAGGTCGCCCCGATCCTGTGCGCCGGCGTCACGGTCTACAAGGGCCTGAAGATGACCGAGGTCAAGCCAGGCGAGTGGGTCGTCATCTCCGGCATCGGCGGCCTCGGCCACATCGCCGTGCAGTACGCCCGCGCGATGGGCATGCGCGTCGCCGCCGTCGACATCGACGACGACAAGCTGTTCCTGGCCCGCCGCCACGGAGCGGAGGTCACGGTCAACGCCGCCAAGACGGACCCGATCGCCGAGATCCAGGAGCGCACCGGCGGCGCGCACGGCGTGCTCGTCACCGCCGTGCACCCGCAGGCCTTCGCCCAGGGCACCGGCATGGCGCGCCGCGGCGGCACCGTGGTGTTCGTCGGCCTCCCCCCGGGGCAGTTCCCGGCCGACATCTTCGACACCGTGCTGCGGGCCATCACGATCCGCGGCTCGATCGTCGGCACCCGCCAGGACATGGTCGAGGCGCTGGACTTCTTCGCCCGCGGAGAGATCCACCCCACCGTGACCGTCGAGAAGCTCGACGACATCAACGACATCTTCCACCGCATGGAAGAGGGCAAGATCGAAGGCCGCATCGTGATGCGGTACTCGCAGGACTGAGTCGCCAGACCCACCCGCAGCAGAATGCCCCGGACCCGGTCCGGGGCATTCTGCGTCCGGGTGCGTCTCAGACCTGCAGCGCGACCGTAGCCTCCGTCGGCGTACCGGCACCGTCGGCGACGCGCAGCGCACGGTCGAGGTCGGCCACGAGGTCGTCGACGTGCTCGAGCCCGATCGACAGCCGCAGCACCGCAGCGGAGGGGCGGGCCTCGGCTGCCACGGGTCGGTGCGTGAGGGCCGCCGGATGCTGGATGAGGGAGTCCACGCCGCCGAGCGACACGGCGTGGGTGAACAGCTCCACGGCGCCGGCGGCCGCGGCGGCAGCGGGGTACCCGCCGCGCATCTCGAAGGCCACCATCGCGCCGCCGCCCCGCAGCTGACGTGCCATCAGGCCGCGCGGGTCGCCGTCCAGCCCGGGGTAGTGCACCCGCGCGACGGCGGGGTGCGCCTCGAGCCACGCCGCGATGCGCGCGGCGCTCTCCTGCTGGGCGCGCACGCGCAGCGGCAGCGTCGCGAGCCCTCGGTGCAGCAGGTACGCGCCCAAGGGGTGCAGGAGCGCGCCAGTGATCGCCCGCACCCGGCGCAGCGCCTGCGCGGATTGCTCGGAGCAGGCGATGACCCCCGCCATGGTGTCGCCGTGCCCACCCAGGTACTTCGTGCCGCTGTGCAGGCTCATCGCGGCGCCCAGCGCGAGCGGCTGCTGCAGCACCGGAGTGGCGAAGGTGTTGTCGACCAGCACCGGCACGCCCGCGGCGGCCGCGACCACGGCGGCGATGTCGACGAGGTCGAGCGTGGGGTTGGCGGGGGTCTCCACGATGACGAGCCCGGTGTCGGGGCGCAGGGCCCCGGCCACGTCCGCCTCGTCGCAGAAGGTGACCTCGGCGCCCAGCAGACCGCTCGCCAGCAGGTGATCGGTGCCCCCGTAAAGCGGCCGCACCGCGACCACATGCGGGCGACCCGCCGCCTGGGTGTGCGCGAGGATCGCGGCCGTCACGGCGGCCATGCCGGTCGAGAAGGCGACCGCCGCCTCGGCGCCCTCGAGCTCGGCGAGCGCGTCCTCGAAGCGCGCGACGGTGGGATTCCACAGCCGGGCGTAGACGAAGCTGTCCTCCGCGGTGGGCCGGCCCCCGGTGGCGAGGGTCTCGTAGGAGTCGCCGCCCCGCTCGACGTCGGGCAGCGGATTCGTTGTCGACAGGTCCAGCGGCAGGGCGTGCACCCCCAGCGCGCCCAGGTCGGCGCGTCCGGCGTGGACGGCGGCGGTGTCGGGATGCCGGTGCGAGAAGTCCATGCCCATATGATGCGGGAATCACCGCCCACGCGTGGCTGCGCCGCAGATTGCGCGGCACAGTGACGGGATTACCGCGTTCCGTGCAGCATCACAGGGCAGACAGGAGGCACCGTTGGTCAGATCACAACCCGACGACGAGATCGACGAGCTCGACCGGGCGATCCTCGCCGAACTGAGCACGCGGGCGGATGTCACGAACAAGGCACTCGCCCACCGGCTGCACCTGGCGGAGTCGACGTGCGCCCACCGCGTGCGCACGCTGCGGCAGCGCGGGCTCATCGTGGACACCCGCGCCAGGGTCGACACCGCCGCGCTGGGCTTTCCGCTGCGGGCCATCGTCAACGTGCGCTTGGGCAGCCACACCAAGACCGGCGTCACCGAGCTCTTTCAGGCCCTCACGGACATCCCGGGCGTCATCGAGGTGTTCCACGTCGCGGGCGAGGACGACTTCGTGCTGCACGTGGCCGCCGCCGACGCTCACGCGCTGCGGGACCTCGTCCTCGAGCACATCACGGTGCACCCGAGCGTCCGCTCCACCGAGACGCACCTGGTGTTCGACCGGCGCGACGGGGTGGGCGTGCTGCCGCAGCGCTGAGGCAGCCGGGTCAGGAGCGCACGAGACGGGCGATGGCGGCCGTCGCCTCCGCGACCTTGGCATCGGCTTCGTCTCCACCCAGTCGCGCCGCGTCGACGACGCAGTGCTTCAGGTGGTCATCGAGCAGTCCGACGGCGACGGAGTTGAGGGCACTGGTCAGCGCGCTGATCTGCGTCAGGATGTCGATGCAGTACTTCTCGTCATCGATCATCTTGTGCACCCCGCGGGCCTGTCCCTCGATGCGCTTCAGCCGCTTGAGGTACCTCTCCTTGTCGGTGATGTATCCGTGCACGTGGGTGTCGTGTCCGATGGCGGTCATGACGGGTTCCTCACTTCGGATCGGCGGGTACGGGCGAGAGCGGGCGGAAGCGGCGCAGGCGCAGGCTGTTCCCCACCACGAAAACGCTCGACAGCGCCATCGCGGCGCCCGCGAGCATGGGATTGAGCAGTCCGAACGCGGCCAGCGGGATGGCGGCGACGTTGTAGGCGAAGGCCCAGAACAGGTTCGACTTGATGACGGCCAGCGTGCGGCGCGACAGGCGCACGGCGTCGGCCGCCGCGACGAGGTCACCACGGACGAGCGTGATGTCGGCCGCCTCCATCGCGGCATCCGTGCCCGTCCCCATGGCCATGCCGAGGTCGGCCTGCGCCAGCGCGGCGGCGTCGTTGACCCCGTCGCCCACCATCGCGACGACCTTGCCCTCGGCCTGCAGCCGCGCGACCGTGGCCACCTTGTCCGCCGGCAGCACGTCGCCGATGACCTCGTCGATCCCGACGTCGGTGGCGATATGCCGCGCGACGGCGGTGTTGTCTCCGGTGAGCAGCACGGGGGTCAGCCCCAGCCGGCGCAGCTGTGCGACGGCGGCGGCGCTCGTGGGCTTGGGACGGTCGGCGATCACCACGACCCCCCGCACGCGCCCATCCCACGCGACGAACACCGCGGTCTGGCCCCGCGAGAAGGCCGCTGCCGCAGCGGCCTGGAGGTCATCGCCCGGGCGCAGCGCCCACTCGTCGAGCAGCCCGCTGCGGCCCACGACCACGGCATGCCCGTCGACGACGCCCGCCACGCCCGCCCCGGCGGAGCTGCGGAAGTCCTCGACGGCACCGAGACCGCCCACCCGCGCCGCGGCGGCTGCGATCGCCTGGGCGATCGGGTGCTCGCTGGCGTGCTCCACGGCGCCGGCCAGACGCAGTACCTCGTCGGCATCCTCACCCTCGGCCGCCACGACGTCGACGACGCTCATCCGCCCGGTCGTGACGGTGCCGGTCTTGTCCAGCACGATCGTGTCGACGCGGCGCGTGGACTCGAGCACCTCGGGACCCTTGATGAGGATGCCGAGCTGCGCACCCCGGCCGGTGCCCACCAGCAGCGCCGTGGGGGTCGCAAGTCCCAGGGCGCAGGGGCAGGCGATGATCAGCACCGCCACGGCGGCGGTGAAGGCGGAGCTCGCGGGGAACCCGGCGATGAGCCACCCCGCCAGCGCGGCGAGCGCGATGACGATGACGATGGGAACGAAGACGCCCGAGATGCGGTCGGCCAGACGCTGCACGTCGGCCTTGCCGGACTGGGCCTGCTCGACCAGACGCCCCATCTGCGCCAACCGGGTGTCCGCGCCCACGCGCGTGGCGCGGACGATCAGGCGGCCGCCGGCGTTGACGGTCGCCCCGGTGACGGCATCGCCCGCGCCGACTTCCACCGGCAGCGACTCGCCCGTGAGCATCGACTCGTCCACGGCCGACGATCCGGCCGTGACGACGCCGTCGGTGGCGATCTTCTCCCCCGGGCGCACGACGAACTCGTCACCGGCCCGCAGCTCGCCGATGGGGATGCGCCCCTCGACGCCGTCGCGCAGCACGGTGACGTCCTTCGCCCCGAGCTCCAGCAGGGCGCGCAGCGCCGCCCCGGCCTGGCGCTTGGCCCGCTTCTCGACGTAGCGACCGGCGAGCACGAACATGGTCACCCCCGCTGCCACCTCGAGGTAGATGTCGCCCGAGGCGTCCGCGGAGCCGATCGTGAACGAGAACGGATGCGTCATGCCGGGCATGCCCGCTGTTCCGAAGAACAGCGCGTACAGCGACCACGCCAGCGCGGCAGAGGTGCCCAGGCTGATCAGCGTGTCCATGGTCGCTGCGCCGTGACGCAGGTTGATCCATGCGGCGCGGTGGAAGGGCCATGCCCCCCACACCACCACGGGGGCGGCGAGCACCAGCGACAGCCACTGCCAGTTGGGGAACTGCAGCGCCGGGATCATCGACATGAGGATCACCGGCAGCGCGAGGGCTGTCGACACCAGCAGACGGTGCCGCACGCTCTCGAGCTCCGGATCGACGTCTCGCGCTTCGCGCTCGGCCTCCCGTGGCGGTGCCGGCAGCGCCGCGGTGTAGCCGGTGCGCTCCACTTCGGCGATCACCGTGGCCGCCGCAAGGCCTGCAGGCCCCGTGACCTGCGCCTTCTCGGTGGCGTAGTTGACGGTGGCCGAGACGCCTTCCAGACGGTTGAGCTTCTTCTCGATGCGGGCCGCGCACGACGCGCAGGTCATGCCCCCGATCTCGAGCTCGAAGCGGGTCTGGTCAGCGCCCAGGGTTGTCATCGCGTGTCGCCCTCCCCCTCACGCGCGGGAAGCGGCGTACCCGGCCTCGTCGACGGCGGCGAGCACGTCGGCGTCGGCGACGGGTACTGCTGCGGAGATCACGAGCCGGCCCGTCTGTGCGCTGACCTGCACGTCGTCGACGCCGGCGATCTTCGCGACCTCGCCGCGCACCGCTGCCTCGCAGTGGCCGCACGTCATCCCGGCCACCTGGTACTCGCTCGTCGTCATGATCGCTCCTCGTCGCATCGCGTTATACCCCCGCGGGGTATCTTCAGTATACCGCCGGATGCCGGCGCAGACCCTGCCCGTGGGCTACCAGACACCGGAGCACGCGTCAAGGCAGGGCGGAGCACGACATGCCCGCGTAGCGTCGATCTTGTCAGTTTGAGAGACCCCGGTTGAGGCGTTGATGTTCGGGTCATCAGCGCCTCCCGGCCTCAACTGCAGGCCCCGGCGGGAGGGCATCCCGCCGGGGCCATAAACCTTCCCCGCTGCACAGACGGCCGCGACCAGGCGCCTCACCCGGCGAGCATCTGCTCCCGGACTTCGCGACGCAGCACCTTGCCGATGAGCGACCGCGGCAGGTCGTCCATCTGCACGATGCGCTTGGGCACCTTGTACGCGGCCAACCGGGTGCGGCAGTAGTCGCGCAGGCCCTCCACATCGAGGCTCGCATCGGCGCGCAGCACCACGGCCGCGGCGACGTCTTCGCCGCCGCGGGGGCGCGGCATGGCGACCACGGCAGCACTCTCGACGTCCGGATGCGACTGCAGTGTGTCCTCGACTTCGGTGGGCGACACGTTGAAGCCGCCGGTGATGATGAGCTCTTTGAGCCGGTCCACGATCGTCACGAAGCCGTCGGCCGATACCGACGCGATGTCGCCGGTGCGCAGCCAGCCGCCATCGATCAAGG from Microbacterium sp. zg-Y625 includes these protein-coding regions:
- a CDS encoding glycosyltransferase family 2 protein, whose amino-acid sequence is MTAAITVIVPGFDVADYAAEALQSLRGQTLTNWVAILVDDASTDATRDIFAAAAAEDPRFRLVRHDQRQGLSAARNTGVALVETPYLGFLDADDVLTPTALERLVGVLDETGSDFAVGAYVRLRPDATGEYAAGVVQPWVAAATDPGRRGTTIEAHPDASGNIVAWSKVSRTDFWRRAGLRFPDGRLYEDQIVAQQMYSRARRFDTVPDVVVHWRERADGSSITQGKSALPVLRDYLSAMTEGLEVLAASGHDAAVRSRVQLILSMDLPPLVEIARIHPDDAYRRALGAFVRDVRARGGAHAPLDERTARLVAAALLF
- the adhP gene encoding alcohol dehydrogenase AdhP — protein: MRAAVVTAPDQPLSVTEVPIPTPGPGQALVRVITSGVCHTDLHAARGDWPVPPKSDLIPGHEGYGEVVALGEGVTTLAVGDKVGNAWLWSACGVCEFCRTGWETLCPAQQNGGYSVDGSFGEYMLVDERFAARIPEGVDTDEVAPILCAGVTVYKGLKMTEVKPGEWVVISGIGGLGHIAVQYARAMGMRVAAVDIDDDKLFLARRHGAEVTVNAAKTDPIAEIQERTGGAHGVLVTAVHPQAFAQGTGMARRGGTVVFVGLPPGQFPADIFDTVLRAITIRGSIVGTRQDMVEALDFFARGEIHPTVTVEKLDDINDIFHRMEEGKIEGRIVMRYSQD
- the nadC gene encoding carboxylating nicotinate-nucleotide diphosphorylase produces the protein MLTRTVIDRTVRAALDEDAPWGDLTSESLIVDSATARAALVARENGLFSGGDVFEAAFRLTDPRCDVTLLVEDGELFAPGDTLAVVTGPARAVLTAERVGLNFVQRMSGIATLTALYVAEVAHTGARIADTRKTTPGLRAFERHAVRNGGGHNHRFSLSDAVMVKDNHLAVLRQKGVSVTAALQGAIAQLPHTTHVEVEVDSIDQIEAVLAADVDTIMLDNFTLDMLRAGVEINAGRATVEASGGVSLDSVRAIAETGVDVISVGALTHSARALDLGLDIALEA
- a CDS encoding cysteine desulfurase family protein, which produces MSLLYLDHAATTPVRPAVLEAMEPFLTRRYGNPSSHHTVGEAAAGALADARTRVARVLGMRSGDIVFTAGGTEANNLAVKGIALGARGVDPRRRQVITTVIEHESILESCDYLRRLHGAEVTLLPVDGTGRVDPDRLARAIGPGTAVVSIGYANNEVGTVQDAAALAAVCAAHRVPLHLDAVQPAGWLPLAGTGADALSIAGHKVGAPQGTGVLAVRGRIPLEPLVHGGGQERGRRSGTENVAGAVGLAVALEIAEAERVDAAARVAAVRDGFIAAVLATVPDARLTGHPRHRLPGSASFTFAGASGEAVLLQLERRGIVTSSGSACAAGSDEPSHVLLALGIAPDVAQTAVRFTFGHGPAPDSAALAATVASSVAAVRSGT
- a CDS encoding type 1 glutamine amidotransferase domain-containing protein, which codes for MTEDITGKRVAFLLTDGFEDSELTSPWQAVTDAGASPVLVSPADGAVSGKNGHEQAVDLSVSEAQAADFDALVLPGGVVNADNLRMDEAAVAFARDFFAQHKPVGVICHGAWILADADVLGGRTITSYPSLKTDLRNAGASWVDEEVVVDAGLVSSRTPDDLPAFNAKVVEEIAEGAHSGQTV
- a CDS encoding ABC transporter ATP-binding protein translates to MGMGGGGPRGGFRGVDESAQRRINAQAPRIPGLGRRVMALFRPYRARIAVTGLLVIVGSGLAVVPPLLVQRVFDDALFPTDGTGPDLSLLLRLVAIMIGLFLASAGVNVLQTWLTATVGNRVTGDLRVRLFDHLQAMELAFFTRTKTGVIQSRLQNDVGGVSGVLTNTVTSILGNAVTVVASLVAMIIIDWRLTIIAVVLMPALVLVQRKVGQVRARIAGETQESLSELTAITQETLSVSGILLSKSFNRQRTESARYRAENRNQVVLQVRRAMSGQGFFAVVQVLMASVPAVIYLVAGYLIVGGSADITAGTVVAFTTVQARLLQPLTGLMRVALDLQTSAALFARIFEYLDLTPAISDAPDAIDVADGPGPLGRVEFRDVVFRYPDATGESRPTLDGVSFVAEPGQHVAFVGPSGAGKTTVLYLAPRLYEASGGGVLFAGTDVRRLRHESLIDQVGIVSQETYLFHATIRENLRYAKPDATDEELAAACAAANIDHIIAGFPGGYDTVVGERGYRLSGGEKQRIAIARVLLKDPPVLLLDEATSALDTVSERVVQDALDAAARGRTTLSVAHRLSTVIGADVIHVVEAGRIVESGTHAELLAAGGLYAQLAAEQVAASRVLETEEAIARRAE
- a CDS encoding trans-sulfuration enzyme family protein, which produces MDFSHRHPDTAAVHAGRADLGALGVHALPLDLSTTNPLPDVERGGDSYETLATGGRPTAEDSFVYARLWNPTVARFEDALAELEGAEAAVAFSTGMAAVTAAILAHTQAAGRPHVVAVRPLYGGTDHLLASGLLGAEVTFCDEADVAGALRPDTGLVIVETPANPTLDLVDIAAVVAAAAGVPVLVDNTFATPVLQQPLALGAAMSLHSGTKYLGGHGDTMAGVIACSEQSAQALRRVRAITGALLHPLGAYLLHRGLATLPLRVRAQQESAARIAAWLEAHPAVARVHYPGLDGDPRGLMARQLRGGGAMVAFEMRGGYPAAAAAAGAVELFTHAVSLGGVDSLIQHPAALTHRPVAAEARPSAAVLRLSIGLEHVDDLVADLDRALRVADGAGTPTEATVALQV